In Sulfitobacter albidus, the following proteins share a genomic window:
- a CDS encoding nickel/cobalt transporter: MRGAIAIALLAVGGGLLALWFSGGFDTLSAWAAEQQRSFQNGMALTLRALRGGEPGALLALLGGAFAYGFFHAVGPGHGKIVVGGYGIARAVPMVRLSVIAVLASLGQALTAIVLAFGGLWLLDLGRERMVGAAEDTLAPLSYAMIAGLGIILVWRGLRGIRRQKAAVHAHTHDHAHHHSHGHGHGHGQGHDHHHGPGEVCDSCGHRHGPSLDEVSDVQSLREAAAVIAGIAIRPCTGALFVLIITWQMGIPVMGIAATIAMALGTASVTVAVGLAASGLRGGLLRTAAGWVWVMPVLELAVGAGVTVLSLMLLGRAI; the protein is encoded by the coding sequence ATGCGCGGTGCAATAGCGATCGCTCTTCTCGCCGTGGGGGGCGGTTTGCTTGCGCTGTGGTTCAGTGGCGGTTTCGACACGCTTTCTGCCTGGGCGGCCGAGCAGCAGCGGTCGTTTCAAAATGGCATGGCCCTGACCCTGCGCGCGCTGCGCGGCGGAGAGCCCGGTGCGCTGCTTGCGCTGCTGGGAGGTGCCTTTGCCTACGGGTTTTTCCACGCGGTCGGGCCGGGACATGGCAAGATCGTGGTCGGCGGCTACGGTATCGCGCGGGCCGTACCGATGGTGCGGTTGTCGGTGATCGCCGTTCTGGCGAGCCTGGGGCAGGCGCTGACCGCGATCGTTCTGGCATTCGGCGGGCTGTGGTTGCTGGACTTGGGCCGTGAGCGCATGGTCGGCGCCGCTGAAGATACGTTGGCGCCGCTGAGTTACGCGATGATTGCGGGCCTTGGGATCATTCTGGTGTGGCGAGGTCTGCGTGGGATCCGGCGGCAGAAGGCGGCGGTACACGCGCACACCCACGATCACGCACATCACCACTCGCATGGCCATGGCCATGGCCACGGGCAGGGTCACGATCACCATCATGGTCCGGGTGAGGTCTGCGACAGCTGCGGCCACCGCCACGGACCATCACTGGACGAGGTGAGCGATGTGCAGTCGCTGCGCGAAGCGGCGGCCGTGATCGCAGGCATTGCCATTCGCCCCTGTACCGGAGCCCTCTTTGTGCTGATCATCACTTGGCAGATGGGCATACCGGTGATGGGGATCGCTGCCACGATTGCGATGGCGCTGGGCACCGCGTCGGTGACAGTGGCCGTGGGCTTGGCCGCGAGCGGATTGCGGGGCGGTCTTTTGCGCACTGCTGCCGGTTGGGTCTGGGTCATGCCGGTGCTGGAGCTCGCAGTCGGCGCGGGCGTAACGGTTCTGTCGTTGATGCTGCTTGGCCGCGCGATCTAG